DNA from Cutibacterium acnes:
CTTTGGGCCGGACCATCCGACGACTGGAGGTTATCCAGTTATTGGGGTTGTTGATCCAGAGGATGCTGACCGTCTTGCTCAGGCTCGGGCAGGGGTCGTCGTGAGGTTCGCGATGACCGCTCATGACTGGTGACGAGTATGACGTTGAAGTGTTAGCTATAAGCATAATGCCTAGTCCAAGGCTTGTTTATGACGTAATCGTGCAGGTTTCAGTGACGATGCGGTACGTGTCCCCGTCGACCTGCGGGAGGTACGATCGTCTCTTGGCCTAACTTCTTCTTTCCCTAGGAGACCCCTTGTCGCCTGAGCAGTCGTCCGTTGCCCATGTCGAACACCTTGCCCGGGACAGAGACGGGCACGTCGTCACTGAGGAGCAGGCCTGGAGCGCCCTGTGGGCCCTTCTTATCGGCTTCTTTATGATCCTCGTAGATACGTCGATCGTCACGACCGCTCTGCCGGCGACCATCCGCGCGCTCAACGCCAACCTCAACCAAGGCGTGTGGATCACGAGTGCTTACCTACTCACTTATGCCGTCCCGCTGCTGATTACCGGACGTATGGGTGATCGCTGGGGACCGCATCGTATGTACATCATCGGCATGCTCGTCTTCGGAGTTTCTTCACTGGCATGTGGTCTGTCCCCGACGATTGGCGTCCTCATCGCTGCTCGGGCGGTTCAGGGCATCGGAGCTGCCCTTATGACCCCACAGTCTCTGTCGATGATTACCCGACTTTTCCCACCGGAGAAGCGCGGTGCTGCCATGGGCCTGTGGGGAGCCACTGCCGGTGTCGCGAGTTTCGTCGGTCCTGTGCTCGGCGGCATCCTTGTTGACACCCTGGGCTGGGAGTGGATCTTCTTCGTCAACGTCCCGGTTACCGTCATCGGGTTGTGGCTGGCTATCCGTAATGTGCCTGCTCTCGAAACCCACGGCCATGCCTTCGATTGGTGTGGCGTCGTCTTGTCGGGTATCGGCATGACCCTGCTGGTTTTCGGTATTCAGGAGGGAGAACAGTACAACTGGGGGACGATCACCGGCATCATTTCCGTGCCGCTGCTCATCGTCCTCGGTGTGGTCTTTATGGTGCTCTTCGTCGTCTCACAGACGCAGTGGGCGCAATCCCGCTTGCATGCTCGTTCGACCAACTTTGAACCACTGGTTCCGCTGCGACTGTTTACCAAGCGCAATTTCACTCTCGCCAATATCGCGATTTTCCTCGTCGGCATGCTTGTAACTTCCTACTTTCTGCCGACGGCCATCTATCTGCAGAACGTGCCTGGCAAGTCCCCGACGGTGGCCGCCCTGTTGTTGATTCCAACCGCTGTCGTCTCCGGCGTGCTGTCTCCGGTTGTTGGACGGGTCCTCCAGCACCGTCGGTCTGGCCGGATGGCTGCGATTGGCGTCTCGCTATATGTGATTTCCTCCATCGGATGGTGGCTGTTCACAGTGCCGTCCACCGGTCTGTGGGTGTTCCCGCTGCTATCTGTCATCACCGGCGTTGGTGCGGCTCTTACCTGGAGTCCGATTTCCCTGGTTGGTACCGATGACCTCGGTCAGGCCGACGCTGGAGCCGGTTCAGGTGTTTATAACGCCACCCGTCAGGTCGGGTCAGCGCTGGGATCGGCTTTTATCGCGATGATGATGGATGCCCGAATCATGGCTCGCCACGATCTGGGGCGAGGTCTCGGTGAGTCGATGTTTATCACGATTACTGCTGGAACGATCTGCGTAATCGTCTGTGCATTCTTTGCGAACTTTCAGCGTTCGCGCCAGCGCAATTCTTGAGCGTACTCATCTGTGAGGCCGGTGGACCGCGCAGGGACGCCCTTCGCTGGACCCGTAGGATGACCATATGAGGATTGCCATCGGAGGGTTCGCCGGTCTTATCGGCACAGCGCTGGTGCAACGTCTGCGCAAAGAAGGCCATGACGTCGTCACGTTGACTCGTCATGAACCCATCCAGCCCTCTGATCGACGCTGGGATCTTGACACCCTCTCCATCGCGCCGCCTTTCCTTGACGACGTTGACGCTGTGGTCAACTTGGCCGGAGCACCGATCGCTGATGGACGCTGGACTGATGAACGCAAGACTCGCATCCTTGCCTCCCGCATCGACTCGACACGCGTTGTCGTCCGCGCCTTAGCATCCTCGCCGCGCTGCAGGATCTTCCTCAATGGTTCGGCGGTCG
Protein-coding regions in this window:
- a CDS encoding DHA2 family efflux MFS transporter permease subunit; this translates as MSPEQSSVAHVEHLARDRDGHVVTEEQAWSALWALLIGFFMILVDTSIVTTALPATIRALNANLNQGVWITSAYLLTYAVPLLITGRMGDRWGPHRMYIIGMLVFGVSSLACGLSPTIGVLIAARAVQGIGAALMTPQSLSMITRLFPPEKRGAAMGLWGATAGVASFVGPVLGGILVDTLGWEWIFFVNVPVTVIGLWLAIRNVPALETHGHAFDWCGVVLSGIGMTLLVFGIQEGEQYNWGTITGIISVPLLIVLGVVFMVLFVVSQTQWAQSRLHARSTNFEPLVPLRLFTKRNFTLANIAIFLVGMLVTSYFLPTAIYLQNVPGKSPTVAALLLIPTAVVSGVLSPVVGRVLQHRRSGRMAAIGVSLYVISSIGWWLFTVPSTGLWVFPLLSVITGVGAALTWSPISLVGTDDLGQADAGAGSGVYNATRQVGSALGSAFIAMMMDARIMARHDLGRGLGESMFITITAGTICVIVCAFFANFQRSRQRNS